The following DNA comes from Musa acuminata AAA Group cultivar baxijiao chromosome BXJ1-4, Cavendish_Baxijiao_AAA, whole genome shotgun sequence.
TGGATTACGTTGGAATCGAAGTGCTCGCATCTATCGGGAAATTAGACGTGATCTAAACAAATATGCGTCTTGGAAGAGGAGATGGAATTAACCTGATGTTAGCAACTAAATATGACCACAAAAAATTTGTGTTAGATTTCTAGGAGCAGATGTCAACGTTCCATGTTGGTGATCCCTTCCATGTCCGGGTGAGAGAGGGCTGGCGATGGCTAAGTCAACTCTCCCCTCTACGTAGATGATACGGAGTTCGGAATGAGTTCAACCTCTCCTTATCTTTGTAATCGTGTATGCAAAGGATCGAGAAGCTCGCGGGTGGTCTGCGCGCTGAGCAACGCCCAGCTGAAGGACGGATACATCACCTTCCCATGGGAGAAGAAGGCGAGAGACCTGCTGCCGGTGCCCTACTCGAGCGCCTTCCTCTCGCTCATCATCCTCCCCCGGGCGTTGGACTCCTCGGGCGCTCGCTACAGCTCGCTTGAGGACACCTTGGCGCAGGCCAACGCCTGGCTCGTCTCCTCCCAGGCCGCCGGCGTCCCCATCTCCTTCATGAACATCCAGACCGAGGCACTGCTCACCAAGGCAAACAACTCGACCTCACCTGCTCCGTAACCTGTGATGAGCTTTTGTGAACCGGTGGGATGCTCTTGTATCCAGGGAGAGACCTCTTCCCGCACCGTGAGCTCGGGATCAGCGGCGGCGACCGACCTCTCGAACCTAGCGAACATTAGCCTGTGCGAGTTCGAGGACTACCATGGCATCGACATTGGCGTGATCAGAGCAGTCAGGCTGTGGTACAGTCCAGCTGCAGGGGAGATGGCGCTGGAGATCAAGCTGCAGGAACGCGACACCAAGCTGGGCTTCGCCATTAGCCGAACCGACGAGGTTTTCGCCACCGCTCCTTGCAGCTTATTACTCTCCTGCGGTCGACATTGATGCCATCGTCTCGTCCGCAGGGGTTCATCTACATATCATCGGTGGCGGACGACGACAGCGCCGGAGTCGCGGCAGCTCGCACAAGGCTGGGAGAGCTGCACAGGAGAGCCACGAGAGCATCGAAGCTCCTCGTCGTGTCACGTGTGGGGAACGAGAAGGTCCTGCCATGGATGGTCTCCGCCTCCGGCTCCATCCGCTGCTTCGACACGGTCTCCCTCAGCCAGAAACTCTCGCTGCACCGCCACGCGCTGAAGCCCATCCTCCTCCATCTCTTCACGTGGGAGCCGTCCCCCGCACTCGCCGCCATCCCCCGAGTGGTGGAGGTTCCTGCTCCAGCGCCGCCGAGGGCTCCTGCCGAAGAGAAGGCGCCCTGCCCCGACGCCTCATTCGTTTGCACCACCATCTCCTGTAGACGAAGTGCTGGATGACCTGGTCTACGACATCTCCTCCGGCGCCAGGCTCCGGAAGGACGAGATCGGAGATGTGTCCCTGCGATTCCGCCTCTCCGATGCAAGCAGCGATTAGATCCGATCTACTCCAATTCCTCAGTGTGCAGTGTTCCACACTCTGCTTCATCTTAGCACTACAAACAAGCTTGACGAATGGTTTCTATAAGATTTCTTCTATGCAGTATtagatgtattatgaatgcttgccAAAATATATCTACTACCGATTGACTTTTTAGGttaagttcttgaatcttatctaaGCCCTGCAGTGTCAGTTTTCTTTAGAATGCCTCTTCTTTCCTGGAGGAAGAACAAGAGGTGACAAGAACATGGTCATTGGATACTCATGGAGACATGGTGAG
Coding sequences within:
- the LOC135672416 gene encoding uncharacterized protein LOC135672416, translated to MERSDNGRSAVVAIECVAGSSRADEWWGGGEGEAALLHTGDVLEEITFGGSPPVRAPFKGGRAAVMKLLHAAFKRGDTSVLVRARRGDLTAQLELHACIVPHPPAGRRQYVLRSIRDPNYALGLVDRSESECIALQGSRSSRVVCALSNAQLKDGYITFPWEKKARDLLPVPYSSAFLSLIILPRALDSSGARYSSLEDTLAQANAWLVSSQAAGVPISFMNIQTEALLTKANNSTSPAPSGSAAATDLSNLANISLCEFEDYHGIDIGVIRAVRLWYSPAAGEMALEIKLQERDTKLGFAISRTDEGFIYISSVADDDSAGVAAARTRLGELHRRATRASKLLVVSRVGNEKVLPWMVSASGSIRCFDTVSLSQKLSLHRHALKPILLHLFTWEPSPALAAIPRVVEVPAPAPPRAPAEEKAPCPDASFVCTTISCRRSAG